A window of the Fulvia fulva chromosome 11, complete sequence genome harbors these coding sequences:
- a CDS encoding Metacaspase-1A produces the protein MSQFPGQGYHNQYPPQQGYGAPPPPQYGGYPQQYGGPSPQPPYNSGYGAPPPPQYGNGYQQGPPPQQFQQPPPQQFQQPPPQQGYGRPPPPPTHSQGFGHGAPNGYSFQYSQCTGRRKALLIGINYFGQRGQLRGCINDVKNMSTYLNGHFGYKREDMVILTDDQQNPMSQPTKQNILRAMHWLVKDARPNDSLFFHYSGHGGQTKDLDGDEEDGYDEVIYPVDFRQAGHIVDDEMHRIMVQSLQPGVRLTAIFDSCHSGSALDLPYIYSTQGVLKEPNLAKEAGQGLLGIVSSYARGDIGGIASTAMGLFKKATSGGDTYERNLRTKTSPADVIMWSGSKDSQTSQDANIAGQATGAMSWAFITALKKQPQQSYVQLLNSIRDELEGRYSQKPQLSCSHPLDTNILYVM, from the exons ATGTCGCAGTTCCCTGGCCAGGGCTATCACAACCAGTACCCTCCTCAGCAAGGATACGGCGCTCCTCCGCCTCCTCAGTACGGCGGCTATCC ACAGCAGTACGGCGGACCGTCACCTCAACCTCCATACAACAGCGGCTACGGCGCGCCACCTCCACCACAGTACGGCAATGGCTACCAGCAAGGGCCGCCGCCGCAACAGTTTCAGCAACCTCCACCACAGCAGTTCCAACAACCCCCTCCACAGCAAG GCTACGGCCGACCGCCTCCTCCACCTACACACTCGCAAGGATTCGGGCATGGCGCACCGAATGGCTACTCATTCCAATACTCGCAATGCACAGGCCGAAGGAAGGCGCTGCTGATCGGCATCAACTATTTCGGCCAGCGAGGTCAGCTACGAGGATGTATCAACGATGTGAAGAACATGTCGACATATCTGAACGGTCACTTTGGATACAAGCGAGAAGACATGGTCATCTTGACCGACGATCAGCAGAATCCCATGAGTCAGCCCACGAAGCAGAACATTCTAAGAGCGATGCATTGGCTGGTGAAGGATGCCAGGCCGAACGATTCGCTATTCTTTCACTACTCTGGCCATGGAGGTCAGACGAAAGATCTGGACGGCGACGAAGAGGATGGCTACGATGAGGTGATATACCCGGTGGACTTCAGGCAAGCGGGACATATCGTTGACGACGAGATGCACCGTATCAT GGTACAATCTCTTCAACCTGGAGTGCGGTTGACCGCTATCTTCGATTCATGCCACTCCGGCTCAGCCCTCGATCTCCCATACATCTACTCGACACAAGGCGTGCTCAAGGAGCCTAATCTCGCAAAAGAGGCTGGTCAAGGTCTGCTCGGTATTGTCTCGTCATACGCACGAGGCGACATTGGCGGTATTGCGTCGACTGCCATGGGTCTGTTTAAGAAAGCCACAAGCGGCGGGGACACCTACGAAAGGAACTTACGCACAAAGACGAGCCCTGCGGATGTCATAATGTGGAGTGGCAGCAAGGACAGCCAAACATC GCAAGACGCAAATATCGCCGGCCAAGCCACTGGCGCCATGTCGTGGGCGTTCATCACAGCACTGAAGAAGCAGCCCCAGCAATCCTACGTGCAGCTCCTGAACAGCATTCGCGACGAATTGGAGGGCAGGTACTCGCAGAAGCCGCAATTGTCATGCTCCCATCCTTTAG ACACCAACATTTTGTATGTGATGTAA
- a CDS encoding SWR1 complex subunit vps71, which yields MATGALRFRTPHIEELPIATNRQAPGFTYVAVSGPVVDPSKDWGTTNRKRSRTTGLNQSESQKEALSARQQREVERKIKDLNSDSAKDVQIPIPKKSQSTGGLHRAGKTPGTKKILASGKTFAHYLDDEEAEIARTGRRDGDVEPQATATHRASKTPLARRKPQREESSMSGSPAPSGPAPPALLQQQSTSALTETFLMDVETDETDSSIPPLPSQAEMDALLNAPPLTYNQARSAPPPASAPPPRKFCEICGYWGRVKCMKCGNMTCSVHCKDTHDEHKCLKFYA from the exons ATGGCGACAGGCGCGTTACGGTTTCGAACGCCGCACATCGAGGAGTTGCCGATAGCGACGAACCGGCA GGCTCCGGGATTCACTTATGTGGCAGTCTCGGGACCTGTCGTCGATCCATCGAAAGACTGGGGCACTACGAATCGAAAACGATCACGAACGACGGGTCTAAACCAAAGCGAAAGCCAGAAAGAAGCACTCAGCGCCAGACAACAACGCGAAGTCGAGCGAAAGATCAAGGACTTGAACAGTGACAGCGCAAAGGACGTGCAGATACCTATACCGAAGAAGTCCCAGAGCACGGGAGGCTTGCATCGAGCTGGAAAGACACCAGGCACGAAGAAGATCCTAGCCAGCGGGAAGACCTTTGCGCATTATCTGGACGATGAAGAAGCAGAGATCGCGAGGACAGGACGACGAGATGGCGATGTCGAGCCACAAGCTACGGCTACACACAGAGCGAGCAAAACACCCCTCGCACGACGGAAACCACAACGAGAAGAAAGCAGTATGAGCGGAAGTCCGGCTCCGTCTGGTCCAGCGCCGCCAGCACTTCTACAACAACAATCCACATCAGCCCTGACCGAAACCTTCCTGATGGATGTCGAAACGGACGAGACAGACTCCAGCATTCCGCCTCTCCCCTCCCAAGCCGAGATGGACGCACTCCTAAACGCCCCACCATTGACCTACAACCAAGCACGATCCGCGCCTCCACCCGCCAGCGCACCGCCGCCGAGGAAGTTCTGCGAGATTTGTGGGTATTGGGGAAGAGTCAAGTGTATGAAGTGCGGGAACATGACGTGCAGCGTGCATTGTAAGGATACGCATGATGAGCATAAGTGTTTGAAGTTCTATGCTTGA